Proteins found in one Acidimicrobiales bacterium genomic segment:
- a CDS encoding Xaa-Pro peptidase family protein — protein MSSGPLAGLAPLRVADRLDRLRALLNPAGVDGLLVTSTTNVRYLTGFTGSSGSLWVDGDRAVLMTDGRYRDQAPDQVAAAGAVVDVEVVGGSDHSPVSTLASGSARVGLEAGSVTWAEQRRLADLLSSPPVATDGLVEGLREVKDEGEVARIAEAAAIADRALAEVLPSIVSGAVEVDVAMALDQTVRAGGASDRAFETIVAAGPNSALPHARPGRRPMADGDLVVCDFGAMVDGYRSDMTRSLRIGGRGSGRAADMLGAVLDAQLAGLAVVGDGVPIAEVDAACRSSLEAVGLGGAFSHGTGHGVGLDIHEGPAVSSTSTGTLRAGQVVTVEPGAYLGGFGGVRWEDTVLVTSDGHRQLTRSPKDP, from the coding sequence GTGAGCAGCGGACCGCTGGCCGGGCTGGCGCCCCTGCGGGTGGCCGATCGGCTGGACCGTCTCAGGGCGTTGCTGAATCCGGCCGGGGTCGACGGGCTGCTGGTCACCTCGACCACCAACGTCCGCTACCTGACGGGCTTCACCGGTTCGTCGGGAAGCCTCTGGGTGGATGGCGATCGGGCGGTCCTGATGACAGACGGCCGCTACCGGGACCAGGCACCCGACCAGGTGGCTGCTGCCGGGGCGGTGGTTGACGTCGAGGTGGTGGGCGGTTCCGATCACTCGCCGGTCTCCACCCTGGCCTCCGGCTCGGCCCGGGTGGGCCTGGAGGCGGGGTCGGTGACATGGGCTGAACAGCGACGCCTGGCCGACCTGTTGTCCAGTCCGCCGGTGGCGACCGACGGGCTGGTCGAGGGGCTCCGCGAGGTGAAGGACGAGGGGGAGGTGGCTCGCATCGCCGAGGCGGCGGCCATCGCCGACCGGGCCCTGGCCGAGGTCCTGCCCTCGATCGTCTCCGGTGCGGTCGAGGTGGACGTCGCCATGGCCCTCGATCAGACCGTTCGAGCCGGCGGCGCCTCGGACCGGGCGTTCGAGACGATCGTGGCCGCGGGGCCCAACAGCGCCCTGCCACATGCCCGCCCCGGCCGACGCCCCATGGCAGATGGCGACCTGGTGGTATGCGACTTCGGTGCGATGGTCGACGGCTACCGGTCGGACATGACCCGGTCGCTGCGGATCGGCGGTCGGGGATCCGGTCGGGCGGCCGACATGCTAGGGGCGGTACTGGACGCCCAGCTGGCCGGGCTGGCAGTCGTGGGCGACGGGGTTCCAATCGCCGAGGTGGACGCCGCCTGCCGATCCTCCCTGGAGGCCGTCGGCCTGGGTGGGGCCTTTTCGCACGGCACCGGCCACGGCGTCGGCCTCGACATCCACGAGGGGCCGGCTGTCTCCTCCACCTCCACTGGTACTCTTCGGGCCGGCCAGGTGGTCACCGTCGAACCGGGGGCCTACCTCGGGGGCTTCGGCGGTGTGCGCTGGGAGGACACCGTCCTCGTCACCTCCGACGGCCACCGTCAGCTCACCCGGTCACCCAAGGACCCGTGA
- a CDS encoding 3-dehydroquinate dehydratase produces the protein MSEQPLLLLSGPNLNLLGERQPDVYGSDTLDDHVEAARVAAAARGLVLEHLQSNHEGEMVDAIHGARGRCAGIVVNPGAFTHYAWAIHDALAAFEGPVVELHLSNPAAREPWRHTSVVAPVAAGTIAGFGGAGYRMAVEAVADLLDG, from the coding sequence ATGAGCGAACAACCGCTGTTGCTCCTGTCGGGCCCGAACCTCAACCTCTTGGGGGAACGCCAGCCCGACGTCTACGGCAGCGACACCCTGGACGACCACGTGGAGGCCGCCCGGGTCGCCGCGGCCGCCCGCGGCCTGGTGCTCGAGCACCTCCAGTCCAACCACGAGGGCGAGATGGTGGACGCCATCCACGGGGCGCGGGGCCGCTGTGCGGGCATCGTCGTGAACCCCGGGGCGTTCACCCACTACGCGTGGGCCATCCACGACGCCCTGGCTGCCTTCGAGGGCCCGGTGGTCGAGCTCCACCTCTCGAACCCCGCCGCCCGAGAGCCGTGGCGCCACACCTCGGTCGTCGCACCGGTCGCCGCCGGAACCATCGCCGGCTTCGGCGGGGCCGGCTACCGGATGGCCGTCGAAGCGGTGGCCGACCTCCTCGACGGGTGA
- a CDS encoding 3-dehydroquinate synthase gives MIRVEVRLSGGRSYPVLVGPGAAGELASVVPSGARRVAVVTQASIPVEVDPGVDHRVFTIDEGESAKTLSTVEDLCRAFAAWGLTRADAVVGVGGGVVTDVAGFAAASYHRGLPVVHVATTLLAQIDAAIGGKTGVNLPEGKNLVGAFWQPVAVLCDTAVLDTLPEREMSCGLGEMAKYHFLGGGDLGGAHPGVGDLDGLALDERVARCIEIKAEVVAADEREAGRRAVLNYGHTLGHAIETTGQYDLRHGEAVAVGLVYAAELGRALGRIDDERVAEHRRVVDGYGLSGSLPVGADPDELMVAMGRDKKAIDGLTFVLDGPAGVEVVAGVDAGVVRDTIEAVR, from the coding sequence GTGATCCGGGTCGAGGTGCGCCTGTCAGGAGGCCGCTCCTATCCGGTGCTGGTCGGGCCTGGGGCAGCGGGCGAGCTGGCCTCTGTGGTCCCGTCGGGCGCCCGTCGGGTGGCTGTGGTCACCCAGGCCTCGATACCGGTCGAGGTCGACCCCGGGGTCGACCATCGGGTGTTCACCATCGACGAGGGCGAGTCGGCCAAGACGCTGTCCACCGTCGAGGACCTCTGCCGGGCGTTCGCAGCGTGGGGCCTGACGCGTGCCGACGCGGTGGTGGGCGTGGGTGGCGGCGTGGTCACCGACGTGGCGGGGTTCGCCGCGGCCTCCTACCACCGTGGCCTTCCGGTGGTGCATGTGGCGACGACGCTGCTGGCCCAGATCGACGCGGCCATAGGCGGCAAGACCGGGGTCAACCTCCCCGAGGGCAAGAACCTGGTCGGGGCGTTCTGGCAGCCGGTGGCCGTGCTGTGTGACACGGCGGTCCTGGACACCCTTCCAGAGCGCGAGATGTCCTGCGGGTTGGGCGAGATGGCCAAGTACCACTTCCTGGGCGGTGGCGACCTGGGCGGTGCCCACCCGGGAGTCGGCGACCTGGATGGCCTCGCACTGGACGAGCGGGTAGCCCGGTGCATCGAGATCAAGGCCGAGGTGGTGGCGGCCGACGAACGCGAAGCCGGCCGACGGGCGGTCCTGAACTACGGGCACACCCTCGGCCACGCCATCGAGACCACCGGCCAGTACGACCTGCGCCACGGCGAGGCGGTGGCCGTCGGCCTCGTGTACGCCGCCGAGCTGGGACGGGCCCTCGGGCGGATCGACGACGAACGGGTGGCCGAGCACCGCAGGGTCGTGGACGGCTACGGCCTGTCGGGGTCGCTGCCTGTAGGGGCCGATCCCGACGAGCTGATGGTCGCCATGGGACGAGACAAGAAGGCCATCGACGGGCTGACCTTCGTCCTGGACGGCCCGGCCGGCGTCGAGGTGGTGGCCGGCGTGGATGCCGGGGTGGTGCGGGACACGATCGAGGCTGTGCGGTGA
- a CDS encoding shikimate kinase codes for MDPIPADVPRRHLALVGLMGAGKTSVGVSVAARSGRRHVDLDRAVMQLAGRSIGVLFREGGETAFREVEQEALALQLSAGDPIVLSTGGGVLVREANRLALARSATVVWLRATPETLTARVGDPAGRPLLADGEPLEVLKRLAVERGPTYESAADVVLDTDGLTVAEVGSLVLEAVSTAGEASR; via the coding sequence ATGGATCCGATCCCCGCCGACGTCCCCCGACGGCACCTGGCGCTGGTCGGCCTCATGGGAGCCGGCAAGACGTCGGTGGGCGTCTCGGTGGCGGCCCGATCGGGTCGCCGCCACGTGGACCTGGATCGTGCCGTGATGCAGCTGGCAGGTCGGTCCATCGGGGTGCTCTTCCGCGAAGGCGGCGAAACGGCGTTCCGCGAGGTCGAGCAGGAGGCCCTGGCCCTGCAGTTGTCCGCGGGGGATCCGATCGTGTTGTCGACCGGCGGCGGTGTCCTGGTGCGCGAGGCGAATCGGCTGGCGTTGGCCCGGTCGGCGACCGTGGTCTGGTTGCGGGCCACGCCGGAGACGTTGACCGCCCGGGTCGGGGACCCGGCCGGCCGGCCCCTCCTGGCCGACGGTGAGCCCCTGGAGGTCCTGAAGCGCCTGGCGGTCGAGCGCGGCCCGACGTACGAATCGGCAGCCGACGTGGTGCTGGACACCGATGGCCTGACCGTCGCCGAGGTCGGGAGCCTGGTGCTGGAGGCCGTCTCCACGGCCGGGGAGGCATCCCGGTGA
- a CDS encoding prepilin peptidase, with translation MEAVTDWMAGAWPATAWLACWSVALSVVDLRTGRLPTPMVLRLLLGLVALTLAGAVVAGTALPVAGALLGAATFGGLLLAVRLVAGDGLGGGGLRLAVPLGWFLGRSAVGWRDLVHGVALALLVAAVAALVASGIRRRWREPIAFGPWLCLGTLVAGVA, from the coding sequence GTGGAGGCCGTTACGGACTGGATGGCCGGTGCCTGGCCGGCTACGGCATGGCTGGCCTGCTGGTCGGTGGCGCTCTCGGTTGTCGACCTCCGGACGGGCCGGCTTCCCACCCCGATGGTGCTCCGGCTGCTGCTCGGCCTCGTCGCCCTCACGCTGGCCGGGGCGGTGGTGGCCGGTACGGCGCTACCGGTGGCCGGGGCGCTGCTGGGTGCCGCGACCTTCGGTGGGCTCCTGTTGGCCGTCCGCCTCGTGGCCGGCGACGGCCTGGGAGGCGGCGGCCTCCGCCTGGCCGTCCCGCTGGGATGGTTTCTGGGCCGGTCGGCCGTTGGTTGGCGGGACCTGGTGCATGGTGTGGCGCTGGCCCTCCTGGTCGCCGCGGTGGCGGCCCTGGTGGCGTCCGGGATCCGACGCCGCTGGCGGGAGCCGATCGCCTTCGGGCCATGGCTCTGCCTTGGGACCCTGGTGGCCGGCGTGGCCTGA
- the aroE gene encoding shikimate dehydrogenase produces MDEPTRDRRQPVSGDTRLTAVIGDPVRHSLSPTLMNTAFAETGLDWTCVAMEVPEGRAPGALEEMRALGIGGLSVTMPHKEAVAAAVDLLTSDAGALNAVNCVVPDGDLLVGHNTDGAGFLDGLRHDAAFDPMRRRAVVIGAGGAARAVVHALGSAGAADVAVVNRTAERAETAAALAGTAGRVLGPSAVAEALAGADLVVNATPVGMVGVEAEHPVDPAAVTAGTVAVDLIYHPPETEWLAALRGRGVEVHNGLSMLVFQAAHAFTLWTGMDAPVAAMDAAARAALARR; encoded by the coding sequence GTGGATGAGCCGACCAGGGATCGACGGCAACCGGTCAGTGGGGACACCCGGCTGACAGCGGTCATAGGTGATCCGGTCCGCCACTCGTTGTCTCCGACCCTCATGAACACGGCGTTCGCCGAGACCGGCCTGGACTGGACATGCGTTGCCATGGAGGTCCCCGAGGGAAGGGCGCCCGGTGCGCTGGAGGAGATGCGGGCGCTGGGCATCGGGGGGCTCTCTGTCACCATGCCCCACAAGGAGGCGGTGGCCGCCGCCGTCGACCTGCTGACCAGCGACGCCGGGGCCCTCAATGCCGTCAACTGCGTGGTGCCCGATGGCGACCTCCTGGTCGGGCACAACACGGACGGGGCCGGATTTCTGGACGGCCTGCGACACGACGCGGCCTTCGATCCGATGCGCCGACGGGCCGTGGTCATCGGGGCGGGAGGAGCGGCACGCGCAGTGGTCCATGCCCTGGGTAGCGCCGGAGCCGCGGACGTGGCCGTGGTCAATCGCACGGCGGAGCGTGCCGAGACGGCCGCCGCGCTGGCCGGCACGGCCGGCCGGGTACTCGGGCCGTCGGCGGTCGCCGAGGCGCTTGCCGGAGCGGACCTCGTGGTGAACGCCACACCGGTGGGGATGGTTGGAGTCGAGGCGGAGCATCCGGTCGATCCGGCGGCCGTGACGGCCGGGACCGTGGCCGTCGACCTGATCTACCACCCGCCGGAGACCGAATGGCTGGCTGCGCTGCGCGGTCGTGGTGTCGAGGTCCACAACGGCCTCTCGATGCTCGTCTTCCAGGCGGCGCACGCCTTCACCCTGTGGACGGGGATGGACGCGCCGGTGGCGGCGATGGACGCCGCCGCCCGCGCCGCGCTGGCGCGCCGCTGA
- the mltG gene encoding endolytic transglycosylase MltG produces MLVLALFSLLIGYRMFMDWVSDQMTPYDLPGAEVEFVIVEGWTTNDVVAALGDDEIIDNPAMFRQWLRCPTAIRWLIDCDSGIDYSFQAGDYVLQQHLAFPTAVAALQLGPLPEEVIRVTVPEGLTIEQTVARLLREMPLFDEDELRAALISDRLAWEYYPASLPFQLVEGLLFPDTYQLDGATVGDELGLLVRMHRQFLKVVDDLDLEARAAALGLTPYEAVILASLIEEEALLDVDRPRISRVIHNRLASGWRLGIDASTRYAVGKTAGEPMDEADLNTVSMWNTRVIVGLPPTPIAAPGRASLEAAVAPEQGGWMYYVRTDEGGVMGAHTFAVTAAEFEVARRACMQKDLGCG; encoded by the coding sequence GTGCTGGTCCTGGCGCTCTTCAGCCTGCTGATCGGCTACCGCATGTTCATGGACTGGGTCAGCGACCAGATGACGCCGTACGACCTGCCGGGCGCCGAGGTCGAGTTCGTCATCGTCGAGGGGTGGACCACCAACGACGTGGTGGCCGCCCTTGGCGATGACGAGATAATCGACAACCCGGCGATGTTCCGCCAGTGGCTGCGCTGTCCGACGGCGATCCGATGGCTGATCGACTGTGACTCGGGAATCGACTACTCATTCCAGGCCGGTGACTACGTGCTCCAGCAGCACCTCGCGTTCCCTACCGCGGTAGCGGCCCTGCAACTGGGTCCGCTGCCCGAGGAGGTCATCCGGGTGACCGTTCCCGAGGGCCTGACCATCGAGCAGACGGTGGCCCGACTGCTGCGTGAGATGCCTCTCTTCGACGAGGACGAGCTGCGGGCGGCCCTGATCAGCGACCGGCTGGCATGGGAGTACTACCCGGCGAGCCTGCCCTTCCAACTGGTGGAGGGCCTGTTGTTCCCCGACACCTACCAACTGGACGGGGCGACCGTCGGCGACGAGCTGGGCCTGCTGGTCAGGATGCACCGGCAGTTCCTGAAGGTGGTGGACGACCTCGACCTGGAGGCTCGCGCCGCGGCACTGGGCCTGACCCCCTACGAAGCCGTGATCCTGGCATCTCTGATCGAGGAGGAGGCCCTGTTGGACGTGGACCGGCCCCGGATCAGCCGGGTCATCCACAACCGGCTGGCCTCCGGCTGGAGGCTGGGAATCGACGCGTCCACCCGCTACGCGGTCGGCAAGACGGCCGGCGAACCCATGGACGAGGCCGACCTGAACACCGTGTCCATGTGGAACACCCGGGTGATCGTCGGGCTCCCCCCGACGCCCATCGCTGCTCCGGGTCGGGCGTCGCTGGAGGCGGCGGTGGCCCCCGAACAGGGGGGATGGATGTACTACGTCCGGACCGACGAGGGCGGCGTCATGGGTGCTCACACCTTCGCCGTCACCGCCGCGGAATTCGAGGTGGCCCGGAGGGCCTGCATGCAGAAGGATCTCGGCTGTGGATGA
- the ruvX gene encoding Holliday junction resolvase RuvX produces the protein MRALGLDLGSKRIGVAVSDGEGLVATPLKVVQRTGDRRAEHRAIASLVREWEVEVVVVGMPYSLDGSRGPMALRMGAEADEMGDRLGVPVETYDERLTTVTAERSLREQDLRSAERRRVVDMVAATVMLQAWLDGRRARNGEPAADEPEIGAPGTGEPGTEDG, from the coding sequence GTGAGGGCCCTGGGCCTGGACCTCGGCTCGAAGCGCATCGGCGTCGCGGTGAGCGACGGCGAGGGCCTTGTGGCCACGCCGCTGAAAGTCGTGCAGCGCACCGGCGACCGGCGGGCCGAACACCGGGCCATCGCCTCGTTGGTACGGGAGTGGGAGGTCGAGGTCGTCGTCGTCGGGATGCCGTACTCCCTGGACGGTTCCCGGGGCCCGATGGCCCTCAGGATGGGTGCCGAGGCCGATGAGATGGGTGACCGCCTGGGGGTTCCGGTCGAGACCTACGATGAGCGCCTGACCACGGTCACCGCCGAACGCTCCCTCCGGGAACAGGACCTTCGGAGTGCCGAGCGTCGACGGGTGGTCGACATGGTGGCCGCGACGGTGATGCTCCAGGCCTGGCTGGACGGCCGGCGTGCCCGTAACGGTGAGCCGGCAGCGGATGAGCCGGAAATCGGAGCGCCGGGAACGGGTGAGCCGGGAACGGAGGACGGGTGA